The proteins below are encoded in one region of Halichoerus grypus chromosome X, mHalGry1.hap1.1, whole genome shotgun sequence:
- the BCORL1 gene encoding BCL-6 corepressor-like protein 1 isoform X2: MISTAPLYSGVHNWTSSDRIRMCGINEERRAPLSDEESTTGDCQRFGSQEFCVSSSFSKVELTAVGSGSNARGADPDGRTAEKLGHKSEDKPDDPQPQMDYAGNVAEAEGLLVPLSGAGDGLALPAADGAAEAGDSPADCSWAPLSTQMSKQVDCSAAGVKALDSRHGMGEKNTFILATLGTGVPVEGTLPLVTTNFSPLPAPICPPAPSSAAVPPSVPDPFQVPLSVPTPVPHSGLVPVQVATSVPAPSPPLAPVPALAPAPPSVPTLISDSNPLSVSASVLVPVPASAAPSGPVPLSAPAPPPLSVPVSAPPLALIQAPVPPSAPTLVLAPVPTPVLAPMPASTPPAAPNPPSVPMPTPTPSSGPPSTPTLIPAFAPTPVPAPTPAPIFTPAPTPMPAAAPAAIPTSAPMPASFSLSRVCFPAAQAPAMQKVPLSFQPGTVLTPSQPLVYIPPPSCGQPLSVATLPTTLGVSSTLTLPVLPSYLQDRCLPGVLASPELRSYPYAFSVARPLTSDSKLVSLEVNRLPCASPSGSTSTQPAPDGVPGPLADTSLSTASAKVLPTPQPLLPAPSVSSAPPHPAKVPGGGEQQAEGTSVTFSPLKSPPQLEREMASPPECSEMPLDLSSKSNRQKLPLPNQRKTPPMPVLTPVHTSSKALLSTVLSRSQRTTQAAGSNVTSCLGSTSSPFVIFPEIVRNGDPSTWVKNSTALISTIPGTYVGVANPVPASLLLNKDPNLGITRDPRHLPKQEPISIIDQGEPKSSSAPCGKKGSQAGTEGQPSTVKRYTPARIAPGLPGCQTKELSLWKPTGPANIYPRCSVNGKPTSTQVLPVGWSPYHQASLLSIGISSAGQLTPSQGVPVRPTSVVSEFSGVPSLGPSEAVHGPPEGQPRPGGPFAPEQGTGTKNKTCRIAAKPYEEQVNPVLLTLSPQTGTLALSVQPSSGDIKVNQGPEESESHLCPDSTPKIEGPQGACGLKLAGDTKPKNQVLATYMSHELVLATPQNLHKMPELPLLPHDNRPKELILDVVPSSKRGSSTELSQLGSQVDLGRVKMEKVDGDVVFNLATCFRADGLPAAPQRGQAEVRNKAGQARVKQESVGVFACKNKWQPDSVVTDGVTESLPPKKMKYGKEKDGEEQQPQAKVTARSSHGPKCRKPPSDPQEPTKKSPRGASDSGKEHNGVRVKHKHRKPAKPDSQSPGKRADGHEEGSLEKKAKSSFRDFIPVVLSTRTRSQSGSICSSFAGMADSDMGSQEIFPTEEEEDVTPTPAKRRKVRKAQQDTQYRSHHAQDKTLLSQGRRHLWRAREMPWRTEAARQMWDTNEEEEEDEEEGLVKRKKRRRQKSRKYQTGEYLTEQEEEQRRKGRADLKARKQKTSSQSSEHRLRNRNLLLPNKAQGISDSPNGFLPNNLEEPACLENSEKPSGKRKCKTKHMANVSEEAKGKGRWSQQKTRSPKSPTPVKPTEPCTPSKSRSAGPEEASESPTARQIPPEARRLIVNKNAGETLLQRAARLGYKDVVLYCLQKDSEDVNHRDNAGYTALHEACSRGWTDILNILLEHGANVNCSAQDGTRPVHDAVVNDNLETIWLLLSYGADPTLATYSGQTAMKLASSDTMKRFLSDHLSDLQGRAEGDPGVSWDFYSSSVLEEKDGFACDLLHNPPGNSDQEGDDVEEDDFMFELSDKPLLPCYNLQVSVSRGPCNWFLFTDVLKRLKLSSRIFQARFPHFEIATLPKAEFYRQVASSQLLTPAERPGGMDDRSAPGSSETVELVRYEPELLRLLGSEVEFQPWNS; this comes from the exons ATGATCTCGACAGCCCCGCTCTACAGCGGCGTGCACAACTGGACCAGTTCTGACCGGATTCGCATGTGTGGCATCAACGAGGAGAG AAGAGCACCTCTTTCTGATGAGGAGTCCACGACAGGTGACTGCCAGCGCTTTGGATCTCAGGAGTTTTGTGTCAGCAGCAGTTTTTCCAAG GTGGAGCTCACGGCAGTTGGAAGCGGCAGCAATGCCCGGGGGGCAGACCCAGATGGCAGGACAGCAGAAAAACTTGGGCACAAGTCAGAAGACAAGCCTGACGACCCCCAGCCACAAATGGACTATGCTGGGAATGTGGCCGAGGCCGAGGGCCTGCTGGTGCCGCTGAGCGGCGCCGGGGACGGCCTTGCGCTTCCCGCGGCTGACGGCGCCGCCGAGGCCGGCGACAGCCCGGCCgactgctcctgggctcccctcAGCACCCAAATGAGCAAGCAGGTGGACTGCTCAGCAGCGGGGGTGAAGGCTCTGGACTCTCGGCATGGCATGGGGGAGAAGAATACTTTCATTCTGGCCACTCTGGGAACTGGAGTCCCTGTGGAGGGAACCCTGCCTCTGGTGACCACTAACTTCAGTCCGCTGCCAGCGCCCATCTGCCCCCCTGCTCCCAGTTCGGCTGCCGTCCCCCCGTCTGTTCCGGATCCGTTCCAGGTTCCCCTCTCCGtccccaccccagtgccccacTCTGGGCTAGTTCCCGTCCAGGTTGCCACTTCAGTTccggccccttcccctcccttagCCCCGGTCCCGGCTCTGGCCCCGGCACCGCCATCTGTGCCCACGCTCATCTCTGATTCGAACCCCCTTTCAGTTTCGGCCTCAGTCCTGGTGCCCGTGCCAGCTTCGGCTGCCCCCTCGGGGCCCGTTCCCCTGTCGGCTccggcccctccccccctctcagtCCCAGTATCAGCTCCTCCCTTGGCTCTGATCCAGGCTCCCGTGCCCCCTTCAGCTCCAACCCTGGTCCTCGCGCCTGTCCCCACACCAGTTCTGGCTCCCATGCCGGCGTCCACGCCTCCAGCGGCTCCCAATCCTCCGTCAGTGCCGATGCCCACCCCGACTCCGTCCTCCGGcccgccctccacccccaccctcatcccTGCCTTTGCTCCTACGCCCGTGCCcgctcccaccccagccccgatCTTTACTCCAGCCCCCACGCCCATGCCGGCGGCCGCACCAGCTGCCATTCCCACCTCTGCGCCCATGCCAGCCTCCTTCAGTCTGAGTCGAGTATGTTTTCCTGCAGCTCAGGCACCAGCTATGCAAAAAGTCCCCCTGTCCTTTCAGCCAGGGACAGTACTGACCCCAAGCCAGCCGCTGGTATATATCCCGCCTCCGAGCTGTGGGCAGCCGCTCAGTGTGGCCACACTGCCAACCACCTTGGGGGTCTCCTCCACTCTTACACTGCCTGTCCTGCCTTCCTACCTTCAGGACAGGTGTCTCCCTGGTGTGCTGGCCTCCCCAGAGCTCCGGTCTTACCCATACGCGTTTTCTGTGGCCCGGCCTCTGACTTCAGATTCCAAGCTGGTCTCTCTGGAGGTGAACAGGCTTCCCTGTGCGTCCCCATCCGGCAGCACCAGCACCCAGCCTGCGCCCGATGGGGTCCCTGGGCCTTTGGCAGATACTTCCCTCTCTACTGCTTCTGCCAAGGTGCTTCCAACCCCACAGCCTTTGCTGCCAGCCCCCAGCGTGAGCTCGGCCCCCCCGCACCCTGCCAAGGTGCCAGGTGGCGGCGAGCAGCAAGCAGAAGGGACTTCCGTCACCTTCTCTCCCCTCAAGTCACCTCCACAGCTGGAGCGAGAGATGGCCTCTCCACCTGAGTGCAGCGAGATGCCCCTCGACCTCTCCTCCAAGTCCAACCGCCAGAAGCTTCCATTGCCGAACCAACGCAAGACGCCCCCCATGCCCGTGTTGACCCCCGTGCACACCAGCAGCAAGGCCCTCCTCTCCACGGTCTTGTCTAGGTCTCAGCGCACAACCCAGGCTGCCGGTAGCAATGTCACCTCATGCCTGGGCTCCACTTCCTCGCCCTTCGTCATCTTTCCCGAGATCGTGAGGAATGGAGACCCGAGCACCTGGGTGAAGAACTCGACTGCGCTGATCAGCACCATTCCTGGCACCTACGTGGGAGTGGCCAACCCGGTGCCTGCCTCCCTGCTGCTGAACAAAGACCCTAACCTGGGCATCACCCGAGACCCCCGCCATCTCCCCAAGCAGGAGCCCATCTCCATCATCGACCAAGGAGAGCCTAAGAGCTCCAGTGCCCCGTGCGGCAAGAAGGGCAGCCAGGCTGGGACTGAGGGACAGCCAAGCACAGTCAAACGTTACACCCCAGCCCGCATCGCCCCTGGGCTGCCGGGGTGCCAAACCAAGGAGCTCTCTCTCTGGAAGCCCACGGGGCCAGCAAATATTTACCCACGGTGTTCAGTCAATGGGAAACCCACCAGCACCCAGGTCCTGCCTGTTGGCTGGTCACCATACCACCAAGCGTCTCTGCTTTCCATTGGCATTTCCAGTGCCGGGCAGCTGACCCCCAGTCAGGGGGTGCCCGTCAGGCCCACCAGCGTTGTTTCTGAGTTTTCTGGTGTGCCGTCTCTTGGCCCCAGTGAAGCTGTGCACGGACCTCCCGAGGGGCAGCCGCGGCCTGGGGGCCCCTTTGCTCCAGAGCAGGGCACTGGCACAAAGAACAAAACTTGCCGGATTGCTGCCAAGCCTTACGAAGAACAAGTCAACCCCGTCCTCCTGACTCTCAGCCCTCAGACGGGGACCTTGGCGCTGTCTGTCCAGCCTAGCAGTGGGGACATAAAAGTGAATCAGGGACCTGAGGAATCAGAGAGCCACCTCTGCCCCGACAGCACTCCGAAGATAGAAGGTCCCCAGGGGGCTTGTGGCCTGAAGCTGGCAGGAGACACGAAGCCTAAAAACCAAGTGCTGGCCACCTACATGTCCCATGAGCTGGTCCTGGCCACCCCCCAGAACCTGCACAAGATGCCCGAGCTGCCTTTGCTACCTCATGACAACCGCCCCAAGGAACTCATCTTGGATGTGGTCCCGAGCAGCAAGAGGGGCTCCAGCACAGAGCTTTCACAGCTTGGAAGCCAGGTGGACCTGGGGCGGGTGAAAATGGAAAAGGTGGATGGTGACGTGGTCTTCAACTTAGCCACCTGCTTTCGGGCCGATGGCCTCCCAGCAGCTCCCCAGAGGGGCCAAGCTGAAGTTCGGAATAAGGCCGGGCAGGCCCGAGTGAAACAGGAAAGCGTAGGTGTCTTTGCTTGCAAGAACAAGTGGCAGCCAGACTCGGTGGTGACCGATGGGGTGACCGAATCTCTGCCGCCCAAGAAGATGAAGTACGGCAAAGAGAAGGATGGTGAGGAGCAGCAACCACAAGCCAAGGTCACAGCTCGGAGTTCCCACGGACCCAAG TGCCGGAAGCCGCCTAGTGACCCCCAGGAACCCACCAAGAAAAGCCCCAGGGGGGCTTCAGATTCAGGAAAAGAGCACAATGGAGTCAGGGTAAAGCACAAGCACCGGAAGCCAGCAAAGCCGGATTCCCAGTCTCCAGGAAAGCGAGCTGATGGCCACGAGGAAG GTTCCTTGGAGAAGAAAGCAAAGAGCAGTTTCCGTGACTTCATCCCTGTGGTTCTGAGCACGCGGACGCGCAGTCAGTCTG GAAGCATCTGTAGCTCCTTTGCTGGTATGGCAGACAGTGACATGGGAAGCCAGGAAATCTTCcccacagaggaggaagaagatgtgACCCCCACCCCGGCTAAGCGTCGCAAGGTGAGAAAGGCCCAACAGGACACGCAGTATCGCAGCCACCATGCCCAGGACAAGACTCTGCTGAGCCAGGGCCGCCGGCACCTGTGGCGAGCCCGAGAAATGCCCTGGAGGACCGAGGCTGCCCGGCAAATGTGGGACACcaacgaggaggaggaggaagatgaggaggagggcCTGGTGAAGAGGAAGAAGCGGAGACGACAGAAGAGCCGAAAATACCAGACTGGGGAGTACCTGACGGAGCAAGAAGAAGAGCAGCGGCGGAAAGGGAGAGCAG ATTTAAAGGCCCGTAAGCAGAAGACTTCCTCCCAAAGTTCGGAGCACCGCCTCAGGAACAGGAACCTTCTCTTGCCCAACAAAGCCCAGGGGATCTCGGATTCACCAAACGGTTTCCTCCCAAATAACCTGGAGGAGCCAGCCTGCCTTGAAAATTCAGAAAAGCCATCAGGAAAACGAAAGTGCAAGACCAAGCACATGGCAAATGTCTCAGAAGAGGCCAAG GGCAAAGGTCGTTGGAGCCAGCAGAAGACACGATCTCCCAAATCTCCCACCCCAGTGAAGCCCACGGAACCATGCACACCCTCTAAGTCCCGAAGTGCCGGCCCAGAGGAGGCCTCCGAGTCACCTACAGCCCGGCAGATCCCCCCAGAGGCACGTCGGCTCATAGTGAACAAAAACGCGGGCGAGACCCTCCTGCAGCGGGCGGCACGTCTTGGCTATAAG GACGTTGTTCTCTACTGCCTCCAGAAGGACAGTGAAGACGTGAATCACCGCGACAATGCTGGCTACACGGCCCTGCATGAGGCCTGCTCCAGGGGCTGGACTGACATCCTGAACATCCTGCTGGAGCACGGGGCCAACGTGAACTGCAGCGCGCAGGATGGCACGAG GCCAGTTCATGACGCGGTGGTCAATGACAACCTGGAGACCATCTGGCTCCTGCTGTCCTATGGGGCTGACCCGACACTGGCCACCTACTCGGGACAGACAGCCATGAAGCTGGCCAGCAGCGACACCATGAAGCGCTTTCTCAGCG